A window of the Streptomyces sp. NBC_01351 genome harbors these coding sequences:
- a CDS encoding extracellular solute-binding protein translates to MSPEAHSLSRRSFLRAGTAATLGLTAAGCGFASGDDPAGKASETPPIDVKVDGDLVYFNWADFIDPAVFEGFEKEYGVKVVQSNYDSMEGMAAKLNSGNRYDIIFPTAKWSQRLAAGGKLRAIDHTRLKNAEAVFGGYDYFADPWYDPGSRHTVPFTMYKTGIGWRRDRLGDLTGSWDDLWNEQAKGKVFVLDDRDEVLGMGALKLGLGLSTEEPKDLARVTDTLRSLRPHLRGFSSDSYNNLLNGNADMTQAWSGDMAAMLAQAEDPAVFGFEVAREGAPVNSDCYAIPADAQHPGTAMLFIDYMLRPENVKKNIEYIGYPMPVRGSEDTYTALVEPFPQCLVTAADLKDDLYFRNGTAKGEQQRDTAWTDVKAG, encoded by the coding sequence ATGTCCCCCGAGGCACACTCCCTGTCCAGGCGCTCCTTCCTCCGCGCCGGCACCGCCGCGACCCTCGGCCTCACGGCCGCCGGTTGCGGGTTCGCATCCGGTGACGACCCGGCCGGCAAGGCGTCCGAAACGCCGCCCATCGACGTCAAGGTCGACGGCGACCTGGTCTATTTCAACTGGGCCGACTTCATCGACCCGGCCGTCTTCGAAGGCTTCGAGAAGGAGTACGGCGTCAAGGTCGTCCAGTCGAACTACGACTCCATGGAAGGCATGGCCGCCAAGCTCAACTCCGGGAACCGGTACGACATCATCTTCCCCACGGCGAAGTGGTCGCAGCGCCTCGCCGCCGGAGGCAAACTGCGCGCCATCGACCACACCCGGCTGAAGAACGCCGAGGCCGTGTTCGGCGGTTACGACTACTTCGCCGACCCCTGGTACGACCCCGGCTCCCGGCACACCGTCCCCTTCACCATGTACAAGACCGGCATCGGCTGGCGCCGCGACCGGCTCGGGGACCTGACCGGATCCTGGGACGACCTGTGGAACGAGCAGGCCAAGGGCAAGGTCTTCGTACTCGACGACCGCGACGAGGTGCTCGGCATGGGCGCGCTCAAACTCGGCCTCGGCCTCAGCACCGAAGAGCCCAAGGACCTCGCACGGGTCACCGACACCCTGCGCTCGCTCCGCCCCCACCTGCGCGGCTTCTCCAGCGACAGCTACAACAACCTGCTCAACGGCAACGCCGACATGACCCAGGCCTGGAGCGGCGACATGGCGGCCATGCTCGCCCAGGCGGAGGACCCCGCCGTCTTCGGCTTCGAAGTCGCCCGGGAGGGCGCCCCCGTCAACTCCGACTGCTACGCCATCCCCGCCGACGCACAGCACCCCGGCACCGCGATGCTCTTCATCGACTACATGCTCCGCCCCGAGAACGTGAAGAAGAACATCGAGTACATCGGCTACCCGATGCCCGTCCGCGGCAGCGAGGACACCTACACCGCGCTCGTGGAGCCCTTCCCCCAGTGCCTGGTGACGGCGGCCGACCTCAAGGACGACCTCTACTTCCGCAACGGCACGGCCAAGGGCGAACAGCAGCGCGACACCGCCTGGACCGACGTGAAGGCCGGCTGA
- a CDS encoding acetate--CoA ligase family protein codes for MERDLTALFDPRSVAVVGASDDPAKYGHAVASQALRAEGRRRPVYLVNRRGGTVLGKPAAPSLAAIGEPVELVVVSVPGSGFEAAVEDALACGAKAIVGITAGFAEAGPAGAARQRAVVARVREAGAVLVGPNCLGIADNTTELYLASDRFAPGGVALLSQSGNLALELQLRVAPHGLGFSRFVSLGNQADVTLVDLVEDCARHEATAAIAVYAEDFGDGRAFARAAAAAGKPVVLLTAGRGSASARSAQSHTGALTTSADVVAAACRDAGVELVCTPREMTVVLAAVSSRPGPRTGGTRTAVFTDGGGHGAIAADAAEDAGLDVPELGAATQAGLRTVLWEQSAVGNPVDLAGMGEQQPLSYADTVAHLLGAEEVDAVLMTGYFGGYAASEGGLGGGQAGGSVLAEGETRAAEKIVAHLAGSPKPLVVQSMYPGSPSCRVLAGAGIPVFAATEDAARALAAMTGRAARSAPEFAALPAAAAPLRDAGYHGVRGLLAAAGVPFPAAREVTDEAGVLAAAGEFEGPYVLKALHLLHKSDAGGVALRLADRDALLAAYRDMRARLGAGSYSVEAMADLSDGVELIVGVNRDPRFGPVAMVGLGGILTETLRDVAFALAPVPARRAEELLRGLRSAALLAGVRGRPAVDVAAAAAVIERITTVAAAHPEIAELEVNPLLVRPDGALTLDARAVLG; via the coding sequence ATGGAACGCGATCTGACCGCCCTGTTCGACCCCCGCTCGGTCGCCGTGGTCGGCGCCAGCGACGACCCCGCGAAGTACGGCCACGCGGTGGCCTCCCAGGCGCTGCGCGCCGAAGGGCGGCGGCGGCCGGTGTACCTGGTGAACCGGCGCGGCGGCACCGTCCTCGGCAAGCCGGCGGCCCCGTCCCTCGCCGCGATCGGCGAACCCGTCGAGCTGGTGGTGGTCTCCGTCCCCGGCAGCGGCTTCGAGGCCGCCGTGGAGGACGCCCTGGCCTGCGGGGCCAAAGCGATCGTCGGCATCACCGCCGGCTTCGCCGAGGCCGGTCCGGCGGGAGCGGCTCGGCAGCGCGCGGTCGTCGCCCGCGTCCGGGAGGCCGGAGCCGTGCTCGTCGGACCCAACTGCCTCGGCATCGCCGACAACACCACCGAGCTGTACCTCGCCTCGGACCGTTTCGCGCCCGGCGGTGTCGCCCTGCTGAGCCAGAGCGGCAACCTCGCCCTCGAACTCCAACTCCGCGTCGCTCCGCACGGCCTGGGCTTCTCCCGGTTCGTCTCCCTCGGCAACCAGGCCGACGTCACCCTCGTCGACCTCGTCGAGGACTGCGCCCGCCACGAGGCCACCGCGGCGATCGCCGTGTACGCCGAGGACTTCGGCGACGGCAGGGCCTTCGCCCGGGCCGCCGCCGCGGCGGGCAAGCCGGTGGTGCTGCTCACCGCCGGGCGCGGCTCCGCGTCCGCCCGCAGCGCCCAGTCGCACACCGGGGCGCTCACCACCTCGGCCGACGTCGTGGCCGCCGCCTGCCGCGACGCGGGGGTCGAACTCGTGTGCACGCCGAGGGAGATGACCGTCGTCCTGGCCGCCGTGAGCAGCCGACCGGGGCCTCGTACGGGAGGGACCCGGACCGCGGTATTCACCGACGGCGGCGGGCACGGCGCGATCGCGGCCGACGCGGCCGAGGACGCCGGGCTCGACGTACCGGAGCTCGGCGCGGCGACCCAGGCGGGGCTGCGGACCGTGCTGTGGGAGCAGTCCGCGGTCGGCAATCCGGTCGACCTGGCGGGGATGGGCGAGCAGCAGCCCCTCTCGTACGCCGACACAGTCGCGCACCTGCTGGGCGCCGAGGAGGTCGACGCGGTCCTGATGACGGGCTACTTCGGCGGGTACGCGGCGTCCGAGGGCGGCCTGGGCGGCGGCCAGGCGGGCGGCTCCGTGCTCGCCGAGGGCGAGACGCGGGCCGCCGAGAAGATCGTCGCGCACCTCGCGGGCTCGCCGAAGCCCCTGGTGGTCCAGTCGATGTACCCGGGGTCGCCGAGCTGCCGGGTGCTGGCCGGGGCCGGGATACCGGTGTTCGCCGCAACCGAGGACGCCGCTCGCGCGCTGGCTGCCATGACCGGCCGGGCGGCGCGCTCCGCACCGGAGTTCGCCGCGCTGCCCGCCGCCGCCGCGCCGCTGCGGGACGCCGGGTACCACGGGGTGCGCGGACTGCTCGCCGCCGCCGGTGTGCCGTTCCCGGCCGCACGTGAGGTCACCGACGAGGCCGGAGTGCTGGCCGCGGCCGGGGAGTTCGAGGGCCCGTACGTGCTGAAGGCGCTGCACCTGCTGCACAAGTCCGACGCGGGTGGCGTGGCGCTGCGCCTGGCCGACCGGGACGCGCTCCTCGCCGCGTACCGGGACATGCGCGCCCGGCTCGGCGCGGGCTCGTACTCGGTGGAGGCGATGGCGGACCTCTCGGACGGCGTCGAGCTGATCGTGGGCGTGAACCGGGACCCCCGGTTCGGACCGGTGGCCATGGTCGGGCTCGGCGGGATCCTCACCGAGACCCTGCGGGACGTGGCCTTCGCGCTGGCGCCCGTACCGGCCCGGCGGGCCGAGGAGCTGCTGCGGGGGCTCCGTTCCGCCGCCCTGCTCGCGGGAGTTCGCGGCCGTCCGGCCGTGGACGTGGCCGCCGCGGCCGCCGTGATCGAACGCATCACGACGGTGGCCGCCGCCCATCCGGAGATCGCGGAGCTGGAGGTCAACCCCCTGCTGGTCCGCCCGGACGGCGCCCTGACGCTGGACGCCCGGGCCGTCCTGGGCTGA
- a CDS encoding ferredoxin, which yields MKLLLDSTRCQGYGLCQEHAPHLVELDEWGYAKVLAVAVPPGSEEAARACVESCPNSALRVEK from the coding sequence GTGAAACTCCTGCTGGACTCGACCCGCTGCCAGGGCTACGGACTGTGCCAGGAACACGCACCCCACCTGGTCGAACTCGACGAGTGGGGCTACGCGAAGGTCCTCGCCGTCGCCGTCCCGCCCGGCTCCGAGGAAGCGGCGCGCGCCTGCGTCGAAAGCTGCCCCAACTCCGCGCTCCGAGTGGAGAAGTGA
- a CDS encoding aromatic ring-hydroxylating oxygenase subunit alpha, giving the protein MHSRAPEEPPVDQPVPDAPGPALSARYYTDPDTAAAETREVFAKAWQLVCHESDLPNPGARLAATVAGREVLVVRTEDGALAAHLNVCRHRGTRLVTAPEPAGKAIRCPYHGWTYRLDGSLVGAPEARQIPCLDKPALGLFPARVESFLGFVFVNLDFDAVPLAKQCAGLAEAVGHYAGADLVPVGRSRIHDLAGAEVQQANWKVAVDNYLEGYHVPVAHPGLMRLLDYQGYTCEIEESYALFASPLREKPSSNWAERLYQRIAAPMPGLAEADRRVWRYAVIYPNTLIDFYPDHVLAWTAIPTAVDRVAVPGAFYTRRGTGLRTRLARRLNIHIGWITNDEDAELVARVQQGLSTPGFEPGPLSRRESAVGWFAGRIRADLDAEADAGRR; this is encoded by the coding sequence ATGCACTCCAGAGCCCCTGAGGAACCCCCGGTCGACCAGCCGGTCCCGGACGCACCAGGGCCCGCCTTGTCAGCCCGCTACTACACCGATCCCGATACTGCCGCCGCCGAGACCCGAGAGGTCTTCGCCAAGGCCTGGCAGCTGGTCTGCCACGAATCCGACCTGCCGAACCCGGGCGCCCGGCTCGCCGCCACCGTCGCGGGCCGCGAGGTGCTGGTCGTCCGTACCGAGGACGGCGCCCTCGCCGCCCACCTCAACGTGTGCCGGCACCGCGGAACGCGCCTGGTCACCGCCCCCGAACCGGCCGGCAAGGCGATCCGCTGCCCCTACCACGGCTGGACCTACCGCCTCGACGGAAGCCTTGTCGGCGCCCCTGAGGCCCGGCAGATCCCCTGCCTCGACAAGCCCGCGCTCGGCCTGTTCCCGGCCCGCGTCGAGTCCTTCCTCGGCTTCGTCTTCGTCAACCTCGACTTCGACGCCGTACCGCTGGCGAAGCAGTGCGCCGGACTCGCCGAAGCGGTCGGCCACTATGCCGGAGCCGACCTCGTACCGGTCGGCCGCAGCCGGATCCACGACCTGGCCGGCGCCGAAGTACAGCAGGCCAACTGGAAGGTGGCGGTCGACAACTACCTGGAGGGCTACCACGTCCCGGTGGCCCATCCCGGTCTGATGCGGCTGCTCGACTACCAGGGCTACACCTGCGAGATCGAGGAGTCCTACGCGCTGTTCGCCTCGCCCCTGCGGGAGAAACCCTCCTCGAACTGGGCCGAACGCCTCTACCAGCGCATCGCCGCCCCGATGCCCGGCCTCGCCGAAGCCGACCGGCGGGTCTGGCGGTACGCGGTGATCTACCCGAACACCCTCATCGACTTCTACCCCGACCACGTGCTGGCCTGGACCGCGATCCCCACGGCGGTGGACCGGGTGGCCGTACCCGGCGCCTTCTACACCCGGCGCGGCACGGGCCTGCGCACCCGCCTCGCCCGCCGCCTGAACATCCACATCGGCTGGATCACCAACGACGAGGACGCCGAGCTGGTCGCCCGCGTCCAACAGGGGCTCTCCACCCCCGGTTTCGAACCCGGGCCCCTGTCCCGCCGCGAGTCGGCGGTCGGCTGGTTCGCCGGCCGCATCCGAGCCGACCTCGACGCCGAGGCCGACGCCGGCCGGCGCTGA
- a CDS encoding acyl-CoA dehydrogenase family protein, with protein MDFRYTPEQADLKARAAAYAQLLMGYEDQSEEAGGPLPAETVRELTRAAMDAGVYAINMPAEWGGAGLSLLDQVIVEEEFGKVTNCLWDIPWRPANVLAHGTEAQREKYLLPVIRGERFDAFAVTEPGAGSDPGSCTSTATRTEGGWLVSGEKWFVTCGDISDFLLVQADAGPERAPTLFFVDKQAPGVEMTRVPRFMHSAVNGHPEFTFTDVFVADEDVLGGVGNGYELTKEWFTDERLMIAARTVGAAERALELARDWAVRRRQFGSPIADFQLIQGMLADCAVDIAVNRAYTHQVAWEADQPHTDPKTLHAKASTAKLAASEAAGRVIDRCVQIFGGRGYDRSYPVERMYRELRVDRIWEGTSEIQRLIIANELVKRGTRALALPGHS; from the coding sequence ATGGACTTCCGCTACACGCCCGAGCAGGCCGACCTCAAGGCCCGCGCCGCCGCCTACGCCCAGCTCCTGATGGGGTACGAGGACCAGTCCGAGGAGGCGGGCGGCCCGCTGCCCGCCGAGACGGTCCGCGAACTGACCCGCGCCGCGATGGACGCCGGCGTCTACGCGATCAACATGCCCGCCGAATGGGGCGGGGCCGGCCTGTCCCTGCTGGACCAGGTCATCGTCGAGGAGGAGTTCGGCAAGGTCACCAACTGCCTCTGGGACATCCCCTGGCGGCCCGCGAACGTCCTCGCCCACGGCACCGAGGCACAGCGCGAGAAGTACCTGCTGCCCGTCATCCGGGGCGAGCGGTTCGACGCGTTCGCGGTCACCGAACCGGGTGCGGGCTCCGACCCCGGCTCGTGCACGAGCACCGCGACCCGCACCGAGGGCGGCTGGCTCGTGAGCGGCGAGAAGTGGTTCGTGACCTGCGGCGACATCTCGGACTTCCTGCTGGTGCAGGCCGATGCGGGCCCGGAGCGGGCCCCGACCCTGTTCTTCGTGGACAAGCAGGCACCGGGTGTCGAGATGACGCGGGTCCCCCGGTTCATGCACTCCGCGGTGAACGGGCACCCCGAGTTCACCTTCACCGACGTCTTCGTCGCCGACGAGGACGTGCTCGGCGGGGTCGGGAACGGCTACGAGCTGACCAAGGAGTGGTTCACCGACGAGCGGCTGATGATCGCCGCCCGGACCGTCGGCGCCGCCGAACGGGCCCTGGAGCTCGCCCGCGACTGGGCGGTCCGGCGACGCCAGTTCGGCTCGCCCATCGCCGACTTCCAGCTGATCCAGGGCATGCTCGCCGACTGCGCCGTCGACATCGCCGTCAACCGCGCCTACACCCACCAGGTCGCCTGGGAGGCCGACCAGCCGCACACCGATCCAAAGACCCTGCACGCCAAGGCGTCGACGGCGAAGCTCGCCGCGAGCGAGGCCGCCGGACGGGTCATCGACCGGTGCGTGCAGATCTTCGGGGGCCGCGGCTACGACCGCTCGTACCCCGTCGAGCGGATGTACCGCGAACTGCGCGTCGACCGCATCTGGGAGGGCACCTCCGAGATCCAGCGCCTGATCATCGCCAACGAGCTCGTCAAGCGGGGTACGCGGGCACTCGCTCTGCCCGGCCACTCCTGA
- a CDS encoding ABC transporter ATP-binding protein: MHPSPVHPHPAVRLDRVAKQYRNADTYAVRDVTLDVAAGEFFSLLGPSGCGKTTLLRMTGGFADPTEGSILLDGQDVTGLPPNKRNVNTVFQSYALFDHLSLADNVAFGLKRKGVARAEIRERVADMLDLVQLGGLADRKPATLSGGQRQRVALARALVNRPQVLLLDEPLAALDLKLRRRMQVELKQIQREVGITFVFVTHDQDEALTMSDRLAVMNEGRIEQCGTPEDVYERPTSSFVASFMGTSNLVPGTYRSGRVLLDEGPALPVGPRSGVPEGSRVSLSIRPEKIWLSDFEPGMAQVGGVVRETVYCGPTTTYLIELAPGITLSVLEQNTVRSRMEDRWSGGERVEIAWKPEHCLVLDHADA; encoded by the coding sequence ATGCACCCCTCGCCTGTCCACCCGCACCCCGCCGTCCGGCTCGACCGGGTCGCCAAGCAGTACCGCAACGCCGACACCTACGCCGTCCGCGACGTCACCCTCGACGTGGCCGCCGGCGAGTTCTTCTCCCTCCTCGGCCCCTCCGGCTGCGGCAAGACCACCCTGCTGCGCATGACCGGCGGCTTCGCCGACCCCACGGAAGGCAGCATCCTGCTCGACGGCCAGGACGTCACCGGGCTCCCGCCCAACAAGCGCAACGTCAACACCGTCTTCCAGAGCTACGCCCTCTTCGACCACCTCTCGCTCGCCGACAACGTGGCCTTCGGCCTCAAGCGCAAGGGCGTCGCCCGCGCCGAGATCCGCGAACGGGTCGCCGACATGCTCGACCTCGTCCAGCTGGGGGGCCTGGCCGACCGCAAGCCGGCCACGCTCTCCGGCGGCCAACGGCAGCGCGTCGCCCTCGCCCGCGCCCTGGTCAACCGGCCCCAAGTCCTGCTGCTGGACGAGCCGCTGGCCGCCCTCGACCTCAAACTCCGCCGCCGGATGCAGGTCGAACTGAAGCAGATCCAGCGCGAGGTGGGCATCACCTTCGTCTTCGTCACCCACGACCAGGACGAGGCCCTGACCATGTCGGACCGCCTCGCCGTCATGAACGAGGGCCGCATCGAGCAGTGCGGCACGCCCGAGGACGTGTACGAGCGCCCGACGAGCAGCTTCGTGGCCTCCTTCATGGGCACCTCCAACCTCGTCCCCGGCACCTACCGCTCCGGCCGGGTCCTCCTCGACGAGGGTCCCGCCCTGCCCGTGGGCCCCCGCTCGGGCGTCCCCGAGGGCAGCCGGGTGAGCCTCTCGATCCGCCCCGAGAAGATCTGGCTCTCCGACTTCGAACCGGGCATGGCCCAGGTCGGCGGAGTCGTCCGGGAGACCGTCTACTGCGGCCCGACCACCACCTACCTCATCGAACTGGCCCCGGGCATCACGCTGTCCGTGCTCGAACAGAACACCGTCCGCTCCCGCATGGAGGACCGCTGGAGCGGCGGCGAGCGGGTCGAGATCGCCTGGAAGCCCGAACACTGCCTGGTCCTCGACCACGCCGACGCCTGA
- a CDS encoding ABC transporter permease: MIPGTLWMTGFLLASLVLVATLAFGTTDPLGNPRFGLNFDNFAALAQPAYRTVLLRSLGYALITCLICLAVAYPVAYAIALRGGRFKNLLIAAIVVPFFANYLVRMYGWSVVLSDDGPLLDALRAIGIADDGTKILQTGPGVIAGLVYGFVVFMIIPLYAAMERMDTSLIEAGRDLYGGPLRTFLFVTVPATRQGAAAGCVLVFLPAMGDFVSAQLMGGPDQIMIGNLIQDKFFQGQNWPLGSALTILLMAVLLLGMLGYLRRTRKDEAEAAR; this comes from the coding sequence ATGATCCCCGGCACCCTCTGGATGACCGGATTCCTCCTCGCCTCCCTCGTCCTGGTGGCCACCCTCGCGTTCGGAACCACCGACCCGCTCGGAAACCCGCGCTTCGGCCTCAACTTCGACAACTTCGCCGCCCTCGCCCAACCGGCCTACCGCACCGTCCTGCTGCGCTCCCTCGGCTACGCGCTGATCACCTGCCTCATCTGCCTGGCCGTGGCCTACCCGGTCGCCTACGCCATCGCGCTGCGCGGCGGCCGCTTCAAGAACCTGCTGATCGCCGCGATCGTCGTACCGTTCTTCGCCAACTACCTGGTGCGGATGTACGGCTGGTCCGTCGTCCTCTCCGACGACGGACCGCTCCTGGACGCCCTGCGCGCCATCGGCATCGCCGACGACGGCACCAAGATCCTGCAGACCGGACCGGGGGTCATCGCCGGGCTCGTCTACGGCTTCGTGGTCTTCATGATCATCCCGTTGTACGCGGCCATGGAACGCATGGACACCTCGCTCATCGAGGCCGGGCGCGACCTGTACGGAGGCCCGCTTCGGACCTTCCTCTTCGTCACCGTCCCCGCCACCCGGCAGGGAGCGGCCGCCGGCTGCGTCCTCGTCTTCCTGCCCGCCATGGGCGACTTCGTCAGCGCACAGCTCATGGGAGGCCCCGACCAGATCATGATCGGCAACCTGATCCAGGACAAGTTCTTCCAGGGCCAGAACTGGCCCCTCGGCTCGGCCCTGACCATCCTGCTGATGGCGGTCCTGCTCCTCGGGATGCTCGGCTACCTGCGGCGCACCCGCAAGGACGAGGCGGAGGCGGCCCGATGA
- a CDS encoding ABC transporter permease, protein MTPGPAPRRAARAEPWPPADQADLADPPEHAALAGADGTRALPAARRPLRRRRRGADRRPRFAIAVTAAFFALLYLPVAVVVLFSFNAQKSLTVFDGVSLRWYTAFLHDDALIDSLGMSLRVSLVAMAGSLVLGVALALGLVRGRGRLGSFAGLVMLVPLITPEIVTGVAAMMLFKGLGVTLSTTTVMLAEITFSISYVTVILRSRIAALNPEVEEAARDLGATRRQALFLVTLPALLPSILASGVLIFALVFDDFVLAYFTTGVDPQPLSVRIYSAIRFGVQPTINAVGTLMLLGSIGLIVLALAIPRLFGRRGGLDLLSGK, encoded by the coding sequence ATGACCCCAGGTCCCGCCCCCCGCCGGGCCGCCCGCGCCGAGCCCTGGCCGCCGGCCGACCAGGCCGACCTGGCCGACCCGCCCGAGCACGCCGCCCTTGCGGGCGCCGACGGAACACGGGCCCTGCCCGCCGCCCGCCGACCGCTCCGGCGTCGCCGCCGCGGAGCCGATCGCCGGCCCCGCTTCGCCATCGCCGTCACCGCGGCCTTCTTCGCCCTGCTCTACCTCCCCGTCGCCGTCGTCGTCCTGTTCTCCTTCAACGCGCAGAAGTCCCTCACCGTCTTCGACGGCGTCAGCCTCCGCTGGTACACGGCGTTCCTCCACGACGACGCGCTGATCGACTCGCTCGGCATGAGCCTGCGGGTATCCCTGGTCGCCATGGCGGGCTCGCTCGTCCTCGGCGTGGCCCTGGCCCTCGGCCTGGTCCGGGGCCGCGGCCGCCTCGGCTCCTTCGCGGGTCTGGTCATGCTCGTCCCGCTCATCACACCGGAGATCGTCACCGGCGTGGCGGCGATGATGCTCTTCAAGGGCCTCGGCGTCACCCTGTCCACCACCACCGTGATGCTCGCCGAGATCACCTTCTCCATCTCCTACGTCACGGTCATCCTGCGCTCCCGCATCGCCGCCCTCAACCCGGAGGTCGAGGAGGCCGCGAGGGACCTCGGTGCCACCCGCCGCCAAGCCCTGTTCCTGGTGACCCTGCCCGCACTGCTGCCCAGCATCCTCGCCTCCGGGGTGCTGATCTTCGCCCTGGTCTTCGACGACTTCGTCCTCGCCTACTTCACCACCGGCGTCGACCCACAGCCGCTGTCCGTCCGCATCTACTCGGCGATCAGGTTCGGCGTCCAGCCCACCATCAACGCCGTCGGCACGCTGATGCTCCTCGGATCCATCGGCCTCATCGTGCTCGCGCTCGCCATCCCGCGCCTGTTCGGCCGCCGCGGCGGCCTCGACCTGCTTTCCGGGAAGTGA
- a CDS encoding NADH-ubiquinone oxidoreductase-F iron-sulfur binding region domain-containing protein, with protein MTTIRLPTTPPPGGVLGATPGLTEDAEAYRATGGYAGATCPDELLQHLSASGLRGRGGAGFPAAVKLAAVRDRGGVPVVVANGEEGEPGSVKDRWLLRARPHLVLDGLARAAAVTGAVRGYVYLSDPVAADRVRRALAEREPRLLVEVVETAHTYVAGEESAVVRRIDGGPALPTAKPPRPFERGVGGAPTLVSNVETLARIALTAARPDLRQAIARSTLVTLSGGSAAPVLTEVAYGVTLRALAAAHGTPDAAGALMGGLFGGLVDALALDLPLEPEALAAAGTALGCGAIRFLTAGACPVRTAADAVGHLAAESARQCGVCVSGTAAIRDAVHALTAGTAGPDTPARLDRWAQGLPGRGACGLLDAAAGIAGSLLYAFPEHVRSHLGGPCPDRGAAAPTAGGHGRRLAVPVPEVATAAEDDRTATRTPVLKGTP; from the coding sequence ATGACCACGATCCGACTTCCGACCACCCCGCCGCCCGGCGGCGTACTCGGCGCAACGCCGGGCCTGACGGAGGACGCCGAGGCCTACCGCGCCACCGGCGGCTACGCCGGCGCCACCTGCCCCGACGAACTGCTGCAGCACCTTTCCGCATCCGGCCTGCGCGGGCGGGGCGGGGCCGGCTTCCCGGCCGCCGTGAAACTGGCCGCCGTCCGCGACCGCGGCGGCGTCCCGGTGGTGGTGGCGAACGGCGAGGAGGGCGAGCCCGGATCGGTCAAGGACCGCTGGCTGCTGCGGGCCCGGCCCCACCTGGTCCTGGACGGGCTCGCCCGCGCCGCCGCGGTCACCGGCGCCGTACGCGGCTACGTCTACCTCTCGGACCCGGTCGCGGCAGACCGCGTCCGCCGGGCCCTCGCCGAACGGGAGCCGCGGCTGCTCGTCGAGGTCGTCGAGACCGCCCACACCTACGTCGCCGGGGAGGAGAGCGCGGTCGTCCGCCGCATCGACGGCGGGCCGGCCCTGCCCACCGCCAAACCGCCCCGCCCCTTCGAACGGGGCGTCGGCGGCGCACCGACCCTGGTGTCCAACGTCGAGACCCTCGCCCGCATCGCCCTCACCGCCGCACGGCCCGACCTGCGGCAGGCGATCGCCCGCTCCACCCTGGTGACGCTCTCCGGCGGGAGCGCGGCCCCCGTCCTCACGGAAGTCGCCTACGGAGTCACGCTGCGCGCCCTGGCGGCCGCGCACGGCACCCCGGACGCCGCCGGGGCCCTCATGGGCGGGCTGTTCGGCGGGCTCGTCGACGCCCTCGCCCTGGACCTCCCCCTCGAACCCGAGGCACTCGCCGCGGCGGGCACCGCGCTGGGCTGCGGAGCGATCCGCTTCCTCACCGCCGGCGCCTGCCCGGTGCGCACCGCCGCCGACGCCGTCGGCCACCTCGCCGCCGAGAGCGCACGCCAGTGCGGCGTCTGCGTATCGGGCACGGCTGCGATCCGCGACGCCGTGCACGCGCTCACCGCGGGCACCGCCGGACCCGACACCCCCGCCCGGCTGGACCGGTGGGCACAGGGCCTGCCCGGGCGCGGAGCGTGCGGCCTGCTCGACGCCGCCGCCGGCATCGCCGGCAGCCTCCTGTACGCCTTCCCCGAACACGTCCGGTCCCACCTCGGTGGCCCGTGCCCCGACCGCGGCGCCGCCGCCCCGACCGCGGGCGGTCACGGACGCCGCCTCGCCGTCCCTGTTCCGGAGGTCGCCACCGCGGCCGAGGACGACCGGACCGCAACCCGCACGCCCGTGCTGAAGGGAACACCGTGA